The proteins below are encoded in one region of Pseudomonas sp. SCB32:
- the cysN gene encoding sulfate adenylyltransferase subunit CysN has protein sequence MNAITQSARDDLGAYLAQQQHKQLLRFITCGSVDDGKSTLIGRLLYESKVLFEDQLGQLEADSKKLGTQGEELDFALLVDGLAAEREQGITIDVAYRFFATDKRKFIVADTPGHEQYTRNMVTGASTADLAVILVDARQGLLVQTRRHSYLVSLLGIRKVVLAINKLDLMEYSQEVFERIERDYRAFAAQIGLDDIQCIPLSALRGDNMLEASPNTPWYQGPSLLQYLENVPLEESRQSQAAFRLPVQWVNRPNLDFRGFSGNIAAGGIRVGERIRVLPSGQQSVVSGILGTAGQQQEAVCGQAVTLTLEDEIDISRGDLITLADAPAEVADQFEATLVWMDEDALLPGRPYLMKIGTRTVGMSCTSLKHRVDVNSLEHLAARTLELNEIGVCNLNLDRPIAFDAYADNRDTGGFIVIDRLSNRTVGAGMLHFALRRAQNVHWQAIDVNREAHAALKGQTPRVLWFTGLSGAGKSTIANLVERKLHALGRHTYLLDGDNVRHGLNRDLGFTEADRVENIRRVAEVARLMLDAGLITLVSFISPFRAERDMARNLAGEGNFLEIFVDTPLSLAEERDPKGLYQKARRGELKNFTGIDSPYEAPLSPEIRVDTRHESAEVAAERIVEMLLKG, from the coding sequence CGAATCCAAGGTGCTCTTCGAGGACCAGCTCGGCCAGTTGGAGGCCGACTCGAAGAAGCTCGGCACCCAGGGCGAGGAACTGGACTTCGCCCTGCTGGTGGACGGCCTGGCCGCCGAGCGCGAACAGGGCATCACCATCGACGTGGCCTACCGCTTCTTCGCCACCGACAAGCGCAAGTTCATCGTCGCCGACACCCCCGGCCACGAGCAGTACACCCGCAACATGGTCACCGGCGCCTCCACCGCCGACCTCGCGGTGATCCTGGTCGACGCCCGCCAGGGCCTGCTGGTGCAGACCCGTCGGCACAGCTACCTGGTGTCCCTGCTGGGCATCCGCAAGGTGGTGCTGGCGATCAACAAGCTCGACCTGATGGAGTACTCGCAGGAGGTCTTCGAGCGTATCGAGCGCGACTACCGCGCCTTCGCCGCGCAGATCGGCCTCGACGACATCCAGTGCATCCCGCTCTCGGCGCTGCGCGGCGACAACATGCTCGAAGCCAGCCCGAACACACCCTGGTACCAGGGACCGAGCCTGCTGCAGTACCTGGAAAACGTGCCGCTGGAAGAGTCGCGGCAGAGCCAGGCGGCGTTCCGCCTGCCGGTGCAATGGGTGAACCGGCCGAACCTGGACTTCCGGGGGTTCAGCGGCAATATCGCCGCCGGCGGCATCCGCGTCGGCGAGCGTATCCGCGTGCTGCCTTCGGGCCAGCAGAGCGTGGTCAGCGGCATCCTTGGTACCGCCGGCCAGCAGCAGGAAGCCGTCTGCGGCCAGGCGGTGACCCTGACCCTGGAAGACGAGATCGACATCAGCCGTGGCGACCTGATCACCCTGGCCGACGCCCCGGCGGAAGTGGCCGACCAGTTCGAAGCGACCCTGGTATGGATGGACGAGGACGCCCTGCTGCCCGGCCGCCCCTACCTGATGAAGATCGGCACCCGCACCGTCGGCATGAGCTGCACCAGCCTCAAGCACCGGGTCGACGTGAACAGCCTGGAACACCTGGCCGCGCGCACCCTGGAGCTGAACGAGATCGGCGTGTGCAACCTCAACCTGGACCGCCCGATCGCCTTCGATGCCTATGCCGACAACCGCGACACCGGTGGCTTCATCGTCATCGACCGGCTGAGCAACCGCACCGTCGGCGCCGGCATGCTGCACTTCGCCCTGCGCCGCGCGCAGAACGTGCACTGGCAGGCCATCGACGTGAACCGCGAGGCCCATGCCGCGCTCAAGGGCCAGACGCCACGGGTGCTGTGGTTCACCGGGCTGTCCGGGGCCGGCAAGTCGACCATTGCCAACCTGGTGGAGCGCAAGCTGCACGCCCTCGGCCGGCACACCTACCTGCTCGACGGCGACAACGTGCGCCACGGCCTGAACCGCGACCTGGGCTTCACCGAGGCCGACCGCGTGGAGAACATCCGCCGCGTGGCCGAAGTGGCGAGGCTGATGCTCGATGCCGGGCTGATCACCCTGGTGTCCTTCATCTCGCCGTTCCGCGCCGAACGCGACATGGCGCGCAACCTGGCCGGCGAAGGCAACTTCCTGGAGATCTTCGTCGACACGCCGCTGAGCCTGGCCGAAGAGCGCGATCCCAAGGGGCTGTACCAGAAGGCCCGGCGTGGTGAGCTGAAGAACTTCACCGGCATCGACTCGCCGTACGAGGCGCCGCTGAGCCCGGAGATTCGCGTCGACACCCGCCATGAATCGGCGGAGGTGGCTGCGGAGCGGATCGTGGAGATGTTGTTGAAGGGTTGA